A stretch of DNA from Fusobacteriaceae bacterium:
CCGTGGTAACAAGTCAATGTCATGTCTGCCTCCCTTGTACCCGTATGGGGTTGTGTTGCCCTATTATATCATGTAAACCCGTTCCTGTAAAGGTTTTTTGGCCTGAATCCGGAATTCGAACGCCCACCCCCGCGCCCACGTAAAAAAATCAGGCCTTTCAGCCTGATTGACGTTTCATCTGGAGCGGGAAACGGGACTTGAACCCGCGGCTTTCACCTTGGGAAGGTGACACTCTACCACTGAGTTATTCCCGCGACGTTATTTATTTTACCACGGATCGCCCTTTTTTGCAAGTCTCTTTTTTGAAATCCCGAAAACGCCCGATTTCGCGGCTTTCTCCCTCCCCTTACTTGTATTCCCGGAACTTCTTTTCAAGCTCGATGGGCATCCATTTCTTGTAAAAGTTGAGGATCGCGATGGCGGGCCGGTGATCGGGCCGCCGTTTCAGAAGCTCCCGGTATTCGGCCTCCATTTTCTTGACGCTGTCAAAGTCCCTGACCTCGAAGATCTCGAAGAGCAGCCGCACAAGCTCCGTCTGGCTCTCGTCGGAGGCGCTGGTCTCCTTTCCGGCCTGGAAGGCCTTCAGCATATATTCCTTGGCCTTTTCCATATTGTTGAGGTACATGGTGCATTTGCCCAGAACCGAAGCGACCCGGCAGGCCGTGGCCTGGTCGGAAAAGGTGATTTCCTCAAAGATATCCCTTGTCCGGTTATAATATTTCTTGATGACGTCCTCTTCCCCGATATCGTAGCCGATCTCGAGCACGTAGCTGTACAGCTCGGCCTTCACTTCCTGGCTCTTCCCCTTGGCCAGGGACGTGTATTCGGCGATGGCTTCGTCGTATTTGTTGAGCGTGTTGTAGAGGTTGGCGAGGCTTTTGCGGCAAAGGAAAAAGTCCTGGTCGGTCCGGGCCTTTTTCATGAGAAATTTGAGCAGCTCCTCGGCCTCGTCTTTACGCTTGCAGCGGGCCAGCGCCCCCGCGTAGGCGATCCTGAGCGGCAGGAGTTTCGGGGACTTGTGGTCTTCTTCAACAAGTGTTTCTTCAAAATTTTCATAAATCCGAACGATTTCCCGGTATTCGCCGAGCCCTTCGTCTATGGCGAAGAGATCCGCCAAAATATCGGCGAGCCCCTGGGGCTTTTCGGCCGAGCGGTAGAAGTGCAGGCAGCAGATCAGGTATTTTCGCGCGCTTACGGGGTCTCCGGCTTCAAGGAACAGCCGGTAGATCTTGGCGGCCCAGTCGGCCCGTTTTTCTTCGGCCACGATGGAGAGCCCCTCGTCGAGGTCCCACTCCCGGGAGGCGATATCGGCGCTCCCGGCGTTTGTCGCTTCCGCGAGGTAAGCGAGGGCCTGGGCGTCTTTGCTCTTCAGGACTTCGTCGACGTTGATCCGGTCCCGAATGCCGCGTTCTTTGAGGATTTTCGACATATTTTCGCACAAGAGTCGCGCGAGCTCCGCGGACATGCTGCGTTTCCCGGTCTCGATCATGCCGAGGGACGTCCGGGAAATGACCCCCTCCGAGAGCTCCACCTGCGTGATTTTGTATTTTTTCCGCAATTGCAGTAACTTTTCGCCCGGTGACAAAAACATGTTTTTCTCCCTCCTGACTCAGTATGGAATTTCCCCGCGGGAATTTTTTTGTTCTTTGATTCAAATTATACATTATTTTTTTGCTTTTGTCACTGATTTCTTTGGATATTTTTAAAATTTCTTGACAGGTTTTGTTCCGGGGAAAATTCCTGTCAACTTTTATGGACATTTCCGGTCAATGCGAAAACGATTTTTCCGAAACGCCCGTTTTCCGGACAAAAAACGTTGACATGGAACGTAAAATGTGGTACAATGGCATAAATTTCAGTCCCGGGGGTGTGAAATG
This window harbors:
- a CDS encoding helix-turn-helix domain-containing protein; translated protein: MFLSPGEKLLQLRKKYKITQVELSEGVISRTSLGMIETGKRSMSAELARLLCENMSKILKERGIRDRINVDEVLKSKDAQALAYLAEATNAGSADIASREWDLDEGLSIVAEEKRADWAAKIYRLFLEAGDPVSARKYLICCLHFYRSAEKPQGLADILADLFAIDEGLGEYREIVRIYENFEETLVEEDHKSPKLLPLRIAYAGALARCKRKDEAEELLKFLMKKARTDQDFFLCRKSLANLYNTLNKYDEAIAEYTSLAKGKSQEVKAELYSYVLEIGYDIGEEDVIKKYYNRTRDIFEEITFSDQATACRVASVLGKCTMYLNNMEKAKEYMLKAFQAGKETSASDESQTELVRLLFEIFEVRDFDSVKKMEAEYRELLKRRPDHRPAIAILNFYKKWMPIELEKKFREYK